In Corynebacterium endometrii, one DNA window encodes the following:
- a CDS encoding BCCT family transporter, protein MHPGLVPGIGVDEQRNRFGLDRVIFGVTAVLIVGFIIWGISSPGSVSSASSAAFGWAMTNAGWLLNISMNAALAAVVVIAFSKLGRIKLGTDDEEPEFSYFSWVAMMFAAGIGVGLFFYGPSEPLSFFLSPPPETAEPGTVGALHQAMAQANYHWGLHAWGAYAFVGAAIGYSCYRKGRVPLISSIFAPLFGSKGTDGALGKVIDILALIATLFGTATSLGLAAIQIGKGVEIVSGWGRLGNNVLIVIIAVLSVGFIISAVSGVSRGIRYLSNINITLTLAMVAFVFLAGPTLLLLNLLPSGIFVYIDQFFPMMSKSLSWGPETVEFQSYWTAFYWAWWVAWTPFVGMFLARISRGRTLREFILVTALAPSLILIASFTILGGTAIEFSRGGITEFDGTRDNQTVLFALFDNLPLAQVTPVILMVVLSIFFITSADSASVVMGTMSSKGDPTPNKFVVVFWGLCMMGIAVVMLLTGGEEVLTGLQNLTILSALPFSVVLIVMIVAFIKDLRSDPMFIRSEYARAAVQNAVVRGLEEHGDDFELAVEHAEDGRGAGADFDSSAGRYTEWYQRTDEEGKNVDYDFETGEWADGYEDPSASSGDTRRPEDKI, encoded by the coding sequence ATGCACCCCGGGTTGGTTCCCGGCATCGGGGTGGATGAACAGCGCAACCGCTTTGGCCTAGACAGGGTCATCTTCGGCGTCACCGCAGTGCTCATCGTGGGGTTTATTATCTGGGGCATCTCCAGCCCCGGCTCCGTATCCTCCGCGTCCTCCGCGGCCTTCGGCTGGGCGATGACCAACGCCGGCTGGCTGCTGAACATCTCGATGAACGCCGCGCTGGCGGCCGTGGTGGTCATCGCCTTCTCGAAGCTTGGCCGCATCAAGCTGGGCACCGATGATGAGGAGCCAGAGTTCAGCTACTTCTCCTGGGTGGCCATGATGTTCGCCGCCGGGATCGGCGTGGGCCTGTTTTTCTACGGCCCCTCCGAGCCCTTGAGCTTCTTCCTATCCCCTCCACCGGAGACCGCCGAGCCGGGCACGGTGGGCGCGCTGCACCAGGCCATGGCGCAGGCCAACTACCACTGGGGCCTCCACGCCTGGGGCGCCTACGCCTTCGTGGGCGCGGCGATTGGGTATTCCTGCTACCGCAAAGGCCGCGTGCCGCTGATTTCCTCGATCTTCGCGCCCCTGTTCGGGTCCAAGGGCACCGATGGCGCGCTGGGCAAGGTCATCGACATCCTCGCGCTGATCGCCACCCTCTTCGGCACCGCGACGTCACTGGGACTGGCCGCCATTCAGATTGGCAAGGGCGTGGAGATAGTCTCCGGTTGGGGCAGGCTGGGCAACAACGTACTCATCGTGATCATCGCCGTGTTGTCCGTGGGCTTTATCATCTCGGCCGTCTCCGGCGTCTCCCGCGGCATCCGCTACCTGTCCAATATCAATATCACCCTCACGCTGGCCATGGTGGCGTTCGTGTTCCTCGCGGGACCCACGCTTTTGCTACTCAACCTGCTGCCTTCCGGCATCTTTGTCTACATCGACCAATTCTTCCCCATGATGTCCAAGTCCCTATCCTGGGGACCGGAGACCGTGGAATTCCAGTCCTACTGGACCGCGTTCTACTGGGCGTGGTGGGTCGCCTGGACCCCCTTCGTCGGCATGTTCTTGGCCCGCATTTCCCGCGGCCGTACGCTGCGCGAGTTCATCTTAGTCACCGCGCTTGCGCCATCGCTCATCCTGATCGCGTCCTTTACCATCCTCGGTGGCACGGCCATTGAGTTCTCCCGCGGCGGCATAACGGAGTTTGACGGCACGCGTGATAACCAGACGGTGCTCTTTGCTTTGTTCGATAACCTGCCGCTGGCGCAGGTGACCCCGGTAATCCTGATGGTGGTCCTGTCCATCTTCTTCATCACCTCCGCGGACTCCGCGTCCGTGGTCATGGGCACCATGAGCTCCAAGGGGGATCCAACCCCAAACAAGTTCGTGGTTGTCTTCTGGGGCCTGTGCATGATGGGCATCGCCGTGGTGATGCTGCTGACCGGCGGCGAAGAGGTGCTCACCGGCCTGCAAAACCTCACCATCCTCTCCGCGCTGCCGTTCTCCGTGGTGCTCATCGTGATGATCGTGGCTTTCATCAAGGACCTGCGCAGCGACCCAATGTTCATCCGCAGCGAATACGCCCGCGCCGCCGTGCAAAATGCTGTGGTTCGCGGCCTGGAAGAGCACGGTGATGACTTCGAGCTGGCCGTGGAACACGCCGAGGACGGCCGCGGAGCCGGCGCCGATTTTGACTCCTCGGCGGGCCGCTACACCGAGTGGTACCAGCGCACCGATGAAGAGGGCAAAAACGTCGATTATGACTTCGAGACCGGCGAGTGGGCCGACGGCTACGAGGATCCGTCCGCCTCTTCCGGCGATACCCGCCGCCCGGAGGATAAAATCTAG
- a CDS encoding response regulator gives MGRTTVVLVDDEELMRSGLALLIDGADGIEVVGQAANGREGVALINRLRPDVVLMDIRMPVMDGIAAVQALASAQALDQRTPVIMLTAFDTDEFIVRSLRAGAVGFLLKSTPPEALVAAIKAAAAGQQLLSPGVVDKLMAQVSNSPQRPVGTGGTHPGLARLSERERETAELIAQGLTNTEIAARLFISPTTVKTHVRHIMEKLEAPSRIHIVIAVLEARRG, from the coding sequence ATGGGTAGGACCACGGTTGTTTTAGTCGATGATGAGGAGCTGATGCGCTCCGGCCTTGCGCTGCTCATTGACGGTGCGGACGGCATTGAAGTAGTGGGCCAGGCAGCAAACGGGCGCGAGGGCGTGGCATTGATTAACCGGCTGCGCCCCGACGTGGTGCTCATGGACATCCGCATGCCCGTCATGGATGGCATTGCCGCGGTTCAGGCCCTTGCGTCCGCGCAGGCATTGGACCAGCGCACGCCCGTCATTATGCTCACCGCCTTCGACACGGATGAGTTCATCGTCCGCTCCCTGCGCGCCGGGGCCGTGGGGTTCTTGCTCAAATCCACCCCGCCGGAGGCCCTGGTGGCGGCCATCAAGGCGGCGGCCGCCGGTCAGCAATTGTTAAGCCCCGGGGTGGTGGACAAGCTGATGGCGCAGGTGAGCAACTCCCCGCAAAGGCCGGTGGGGACAGGCGGGACCCATCCTGGGCTTGCACGCCTCAGCGAGCGCGAGCGGGAAACGGCAGAGCTCATTGCCCAAGGGTTGACGAATACCGAGATCGCCGCCCGCTTATTTATCTCGCCCACCACGGTCAAAACTCACGTTAGGCACATCATGGAAAAACTAGAAGCCCCGAGCCGCATTCACATCGTGATAGCGGTGCTCGAGGCTCGGCGCGGCTAG
- a CDS encoding type II toxin-antitoxin system PemK/MazF family toxin, whose translation MTNAGNTGRGSNGPLATLLRAFGIEHKQPLELGLTRINERLGLSGPKTTIERRKAAPIRVERTEDHPRSILFSPDIDGQADSGEVVWVWAPTDGPDSLPHERAVLVIARNRSNVLGLLISPNPTHEEEDWWLEIGSGEWDETGRQCWVRLDRVLEISEEDVRRRGILFPQRRFERIANRLRMVYHWA comes from the coding sequence ATGACCAACGCAGGCAACACCGGCCGGGGCTCGAACGGGCCTTTAGCGACGCTGCTGCGCGCGTTTGGAATCGAGCATAAACAGCCGCTTGAGCTGGGCCTAACCCGAATCAACGAGCGCTTGGGGCTCAGCGGGCCCAAAACCACTATCGAGCGCCGCAAGGCCGCGCCCATCCGGGTGGAACGCACCGAGGATCATCCCCGCTCCATCCTGTTCTCGCCGGACATCGACGGCCAGGCGGACTCCGGTGAGGTGGTCTGGGTCTGGGCCCCCACCGATGGCCCCGACTCACTCCCCCACGAACGCGCCGTGCTAGTCATTGCGCGCAACCGTTCCAACGTTTTGGGCCTGCTCATCTCACCCAATCCAACGCACGAGGAGGAAGACTGGTGGCTGGAGATTGGATCCGGCGAGTGGGATGAGACCGGCCGCCAGTGCTGGGTCCGCCTGGACCGGGTGCTCGAGATTTCCGAGGAAGACGTGCGCCGCCGCGGAATCCTCTTTCCGCAGCGCCGCTTCGAGCGCATCGCCAACCGCCTGCGCATGGTCTACCACTGGGCGTAG
- the lepA gene encoding translation elongation factor 4, whose product MAKNYAIETFTEPSRIRNFCIIAHIDHGKSTLADRILQLSQVVDARDMRDQYLDNMDIERERGITIKAQNVRLPWVPRTGTHAGEQMVLQMIDTPGHVDFTYEVSRALEACEGAILLVDAAQGIEAQTLANLYMAMENDLEIIPVLNKIDLPAADPEKYALEVAHIIGCEPEDVLRVSGKTGEGVEELLDKVVELIPAPADEAGVDAPARAMIFDSVYDTYRGVVTYIRMMDGKLTPRQKIKMMNTGVNHEILEIGVVSPTPTPCKGLGPGEVGYLITGVKDVRETKVGDTVTWASNGAEQPLKGYADPKPMVYSGLFPISQADFPDLRDALEKLQLNDASLTWEPETSVALGFGFRCGFLGLLHMEITRDRLQREFDLDLISTAPSVTYRVVKEDGSEQVVHNPSDWPGGKINEVYEPIVKMTIIVPSEFVGPTMELCQQKRGQMGGMDYLSEDRVELRYTMPLGEIIFDFFDMLKSRTKGYASLNYEEAGEQVSDLVKVDILLQGEPVDAFSAIVHRDNANWYGNKMTKKLKELIPRQQFEVPVQAAIGSKVISRENIRAMRKDVLAKCYGGDISRKRKLLEKQKEGKKRMKAIGSVNVPQEAFVAALSTDGDD is encoded by the coding sequence ATGGCCAAGAATTACGCGATCGAGACGTTCACGGAGCCTTCCCGCATCCGTAACTTCTGCATTATCGCCCACATCGACCACGGCAAGTCCACCCTGGCGGACCGTATCCTCCAGCTGAGCCAGGTTGTTGACGCCCGCGATATGCGCGATCAGTACCTGGACAACATGGACATCGAGCGCGAGCGCGGCATCACCATCAAGGCGCAGAACGTGCGCCTGCCGTGGGTCCCACGTACCGGCACCCACGCCGGTGAGCAGATGGTCCTGCAGATGATTGACACCCCAGGGCACGTGGACTTTACCTATGAGGTCTCCCGCGCGCTGGAGGCGTGTGAGGGCGCAATTTTGCTGGTCGACGCCGCCCAGGGCATCGAGGCCCAAACCCTGGCCAACCTGTACATGGCCATGGAAAACGACCTGGAGATCATCCCGGTCCTCAACAAGATTGACCTGCCCGCCGCGGACCCGGAGAAGTACGCCCTCGAGGTTGCCCACATCATTGGCTGCGAGCCAGAAGACGTGCTGCGCGTCTCCGGCAAGACCGGTGAGGGCGTGGAAGAACTGCTGGATAAGGTCGTGGAGCTCATCCCGGCGCCCGCCGATGAGGCCGGCGTGGATGCGCCCGCGCGCGCCATGATCTTCGACTCGGTGTATGACACCTACCGCGGCGTGGTTACCTACATCCGCATGATGGACGGAAAACTCACCCCGCGCCAGAAGATCAAGATGATGAACACGGGCGTCAACCACGAAATCCTCGAGATTGGCGTGGTATCCCCAACCCCCACCCCCTGCAAGGGCCTCGGCCCGGGCGAGGTTGGCTACCTGATTACCGGCGTGAAGGACGTCCGTGAGACCAAGGTGGGCGACACGGTTACCTGGGCGTCCAACGGAGCCGAGCAGCCCTTGAAGGGCTACGCCGACCCTAAGCCCATGGTGTACTCCGGGCTGTTTCCCATCTCCCAGGCGGATTTCCCCGACCTGCGCGACGCGCTGGAAAAACTCCAGCTTAATGACGCCTCCCTGACCTGGGAGCCGGAGACCTCGGTGGCCCTCGGGTTTGGTTTCCGCTGCGGCTTTTTGGGCCTGCTGCACATGGAAATCACCCGCGACCGCCTGCAGCGCGAGTTCGACCTGGACCTGATCTCCACCGCCCCATCCGTGACGTACCGCGTGGTTAAGGAGGATGGTTCTGAGCAGGTGGTGCACAATCCCTCGGACTGGCCGGGCGGCAAGATCAATGAGGTCTACGAGCCGATCGTCAAGATGACCATCATTGTGCCTTCGGAGTTCGTAGGCCCAACGATGGAACTGTGCCAGCAAAAGCGCGGCCAGATGGGCGGCATGGACTACCTGTCCGAGGATCGCGTGGAGCTGCGCTACACCATGCCGCTTGGCGAGATCATCTTCGACTTCTTCGACATGCTCAAATCCCGCACCAAGGGCTATGCCTCGCTTAACTACGAGGAGGCCGGCGAGCAGGTTTCCGACCTGGTGAAGGTGGACATCCTGCTCCAGGGCGAGCCGGTGGACGCATTCTCAGCGATTGTCCACCGCGACAACGCCAATTGGTACGGCAACAAGATGACCAAGAAGCTCAAGGAGCTCATCCCGCGCCAGCAGTTTGAGGTGCCGGTCCAGGCGGCGATTGGCTCCAAGGTCATCTCCCGCGAGAACATCCGCGCCATGCGCAAGGACGTGCTTGCCAAGTGCTACGGCGGCGATATTTCCCGTAAGCGCAAGCTGCTCGAGAAGCAGAAGGAAGGCAAAAAGCGCATGAAGGCAATCGGCTCCGTGAACGTGCCGCAGGAAGCCTTCGTGGCCGCGCTGTCCACCGACGGCGACGATTAG
- a CDS encoding ATP-binding cassette domain-containing protein, with protein sequence MSMLTVTDLRVGAPLGGQGAEILHGVSFALEPGTRLGLIGESGSGKSMTALAIIGLLGAGLEASGSVRLDDRELLSLDDREMRRLRGKRIAMVFQEPMNALDPLMRVGKQLEFAIPPSSDATVDTLMELVSLDAALATRFPHELSGGQRQRVMIAMAMAGDPDVLICDEPTTALDATTEAGVLEVIDELVATRGTALLFISHDLHVVARLCPQVAVMRQGEIVETGATSTVLAAPQHPYTQALVDAARPGRAAAPTAADGPAAITIRDLSVAFGPVTALAGVNLRVARGQRVGVVGGSGSGKTTLLNIVAGLSSPTSGTVEVNGRVQMVFQDPQGSLNPRLPIWKTIAEGLPGRTPKARARELVGRVLGDVGIESAAMDRYPHEFSGGQRQRISIARAVIGEPDILLADEAVSALDVSVRAQILELLEQLADKYGLTLVFVTHDLPVIRRICSDVAVMASGRIVEAGPVSQVWDNPQHEYTKALLDAAHLAPPSEDVTGR encoded by the coding sequence ATGAGCATGTTGACTGTCACGGATTTGCGCGTGGGCGCACCCCTCGGCGGCCAGGGCGCAGAGATCCTGCACGGGGTTTCCTTCGCCCTGGAGCCCGGCACGCGCCTGGGCCTTATCGGCGAGTCCGGTTCCGGCAAGTCGATGACCGCGCTGGCCATCATCGGCCTGCTCGGCGCCGGACTGGAGGCCAGCGGGTCGGTCCGCCTGGACGACCGGGAGCTACTTAGCCTCGATGACCGCGAGATGCGCCGCCTGCGCGGCAAGCGTATAGCCATGGTCTTCCAGGAGCCCATGAACGCCCTGGATCCGCTCATGCGCGTGGGCAAGCAGCTCGAGTTTGCCATCCCTCCATCCAGCGATGCCACCGTGGATACCCTCATGGAATTGGTCTCCCTGGACGCGGCGCTGGCCACGCGCTTCCCGCATGAGCTTTCCGGCGGCCAGCGCCAGCGCGTCATGATCGCCATGGCCATGGCCGGTGACCCCGACGTGCTCATCTGCGATGAGCCCACCACCGCACTGGATGCCACCACGGAGGCGGGCGTGCTGGAGGTCATCGATGAGCTGGTCGCCACACGCGGCACCGCACTATTGTTCATCTCCCATGACTTGCACGTCGTGGCCCGCCTGTGCCCCCAGGTGGCCGTGATGCGCCAGGGGGAGATCGTGGAAACCGGCGCCACCTCCACCGTGCTGGCGGCCCCGCAGCACCCCTACACCCAGGCGCTCGTGGACGCCGCCCGCCCCGGTAGGGCAGCCGCCCCCACCGCGGCCGACGGCCCCGCCGCCATCACCATCCGCGATCTCAGCGTCGCCTTCGGCCCGGTCACCGCGCTTGCAGGCGTCAACCTTCGCGTCGCGCGCGGCCAGCGCGTGGGCGTGGTGGGCGGTTCGGGTTCGGGCAAGACCACCCTGCTCAACATCGTCGCGGGCCTAAGCTCCCCCACGTCTGGCACCGTGGAGGTAAATGGGCGCGTGCAGATGGTCTTCCAGGACCCGCAGGGCTCGCTCAACCCGCGCCTGCCCATCTGGAAGACCATCGCCGAGGGCCTCCCCGGCCGCACTCCCAAGGCGCGGGCGCGCGAGCTGGTGGGCCGGGTGCTGGGGGACGTCGGGATTGAAAGCGCGGCGATGGACCGCTACCCGCACGAATTCTCCGGCGGCCAGCGCCAGCGCATCTCCATCGCGCGCGCCGTGATCGGCGAGCCGGACATCCTTTTGGCCGATGAAGCCGTCTCCGCCCTGGACGTCTCCGTGCGCGCCCAGATCCTCGAGCTGCTCGAGCAACTGGCGGACAAATACGGCCTCACGCTGGTCTTCGTCACCCACGACCTGCCGGTTATCCGCCGCATCTGCTCCGACGTCGCCGTCATGGCCTCCGGCCGCATAGTCGAGGCCGGACCGGTCTCACAGGTCTGGGACAACCCGCAGCATGAATACACCAAAGCGCTACTCGACGCGGCCCACCTGGCGCCGCCTAGCGAAGATGTAACCGGTCGATGA
- a CDS encoding M20 metallopeptidase family protein: MQEMRRDLHQHPEIGLELPRTQAKVLEALAGLPLEITTGQDLDSVVAVLRGGQRGDHPASVLLRADMDALAVHERTGDPFASVNEYMHACGHDLHTAGLVGAAKILCRYREELAGDVIFMFQPGEEGPGGAAPMIEEGVLDAAGRRPVAAYGIHVGPQDYGTFHYISGPLMASSSNLSISVFGKGGHGSRPHDAVDPVAALCEIVTSLQTAVTRRFDALDPVVITVTNLWAGDGAFNAIPDRASLGATVRVLRDEQIDHVRQVITEVSSNIAAAHRCSAQVDFEMLYPTTKTNDRENRFAANVWSAMFGAENVMPFEAPMMASEDFGYVLAQVPGTFMWLGTANPNTPENQREWNHSPLARFDDRILGDQAAALAAVAFERLATEQEHPSPQTRAARQAARHPGEAQSPGTQAGE; encoded by the coding sequence ATGCAGGAGATGCGCAGGGATTTGCATCAGCATCCCGAGATCGGCCTGGAGCTGCCCCGTACGCAGGCTAAGGTGCTCGAAGCCTTGGCCGGCCTGCCGCTGGAGATTACCACCGGCCAGGACCTCGATTCCGTGGTGGCCGTGCTGCGCGGAGGACAACGCGGGGATCACCCGGCGTCCGTGCTGCTGCGCGCGGACATGGACGCGCTGGCCGTGCATGAGCGCACCGGTGACCCGTTTGCGTCCGTCAACGAATACATGCACGCCTGCGGCCACGACCTGCACACCGCGGGACTGGTGGGGGCCGCGAAAATCCTCTGCCGGTACCGCGAGGAACTAGCCGGTGACGTGATTTTCATGTTCCAGCCGGGCGAGGAGGGCCCGGGAGGCGCGGCGCCGATGATCGAGGAGGGCGTGCTGGACGCCGCCGGTCGCCGGCCGGTCGCGGCCTACGGCATCCACGTGGGCCCGCAGGATTACGGCACGTTCCACTACATCTCTGGCCCGCTGATGGCGTCGAGCTCCAACCTGTCCATCTCGGTCTTCGGCAAGGGCGGTCACGGTTCCCGCCCGCATGACGCCGTGGACCCGGTAGCCGCGTTGTGCGAGATTGTCACTTCGTTGCAAACCGCCGTGACCCGCCGCTTCGACGCTTTGGACCCGGTGGTGATCACGGTGACTAACCTTTGGGCCGGCGACGGAGCGTTTAACGCCATCCCGGACCGCGCCTCCCTGGGCGCTACCGTGCGCGTGCTGCGCGATGAGCAGATTGACCACGTCCGCCAGGTCATCACGGAGGTCTCCTCCAATATCGCCGCCGCGCATCGCTGTTCCGCGCAGGTGGACTTCGAGATGCTGTATCCCACCACCAAGACCAATGACCGGGAGAATCGCTTCGCGGCGAACGTCTGGTCGGCCATGTTCGGCGCGGAGAACGTGATGCCGTTCGAGGCGCCGATGATGGCCTCGGAGGACTTTGGCTACGTGCTGGCCCAGGTGCCCGGCACCTTCATGTGGCTGGGCACGGCCAACCCTAATACGCCGGAGAACCAGCGCGAGTGGAACCACTCGCCGCTGGCCCGCTTCGATGACCGCATCCTGGGCGACCAGGCCGCCGCGCTGGCGGCCGTGGCCTTCGAGCGCCTGGCTACCGAGCAAGAGCATCCGTCCCCTCAGACTCGCGCGGCGCGCCAGGCTGCGCGGCACCCGGGCGAGGCCCAGTCCCCGGGGACTCAAGCCGGAGAGTAG
- a CDS encoding CPBP family intramembrane glutamic endopeptidase has translation MSIPFHRLARTTRINPAKPARWWHSLAEVLVFILAGLVLANLWYRASLALADSFGVPRATLNSSEATHPLGLVDLTMYIIIMMPAALIAARLGGRRIAGFTWSVAGRIRWSWLWRSVPPVLAVYLVYCAVAIFTGDNGAVHIDRGALVMLVVIFALIPLQAAAEEVVFRGWLPQLLGTWIRNPLVPYLVSLPIFMAGHEYGFKGQIDIAIFATCAAALTHYTRGLEAAIILHTAGNLTAFGLETIGVFESATSDAGFAWSSVVGSAIATVAATLLLLRLSTLRLESPGTGPRPGAAQPGAPRESEGTDALAR, from the coding sequence ATGAGTATTCCATTTCATCGACTTGCCCGCACCACCCGCATCAACCCGGCGAAGCCGGCGCGCTGGTGGCATTCACTCGCCGAGGTCCTAGTTTTTATTCTGGCCGGCCTCGTGCTCGCGAACTTGTGGTATCGCGCCTCCCTTGCGCTTGCGGATTCCTTCGGGGTGCCGCGCGCCACGCTCAACTCGTCCGAGGCAACCCACCCCCTCGGCCTCGTCGATCTCACCATGTACATCATCATCATGATGCCGGCCGCTTTGATCGCCGCGCGCCTGGGCGGCAGGCGCATCGCGGGATTTACGTGGTCCGTGGCCGGCCGCATCCGGTGGTCCTGGCTGTGGCGCAGCGTGCCGCCGGTCCTGGCGGTCTACCTGGTCTACTGCGCCGTGGCCATCTTCACCGGGGACAACGGCGCTGTCCACATCGACCGGGGCGCGCTTGTGATGCTGGTCGTTATCTTTGCCCTGATTCCCCTGCAGGCCGCCGCGGAAGAGGTGGTGTTCCGGGGCTGGCTGCCCCAGCTGCTGGGCACATGGATCCGCAACCCGTTGGTCCCCTACCTAGTCAGCCTGCCGATCTTCATGGCGGGGCACGAGTACGGGTTCAAGGGGCAGATCGATATTGCAATCTTCGCCACCTGCGCCGCGGCATTGACGCACTACACCCGAGGCCTTGAGGCCGCCATTATCCTCCATACGGCGGGCAATCTCACCGCGTTTGGGCTGGAGACCATTGGAGTCTTTGAGTCCGCCACGTCCGACGCGGGCTTCGCGTGGTCTTCCGTGGTGGGCTCGGCCATCGCGACCGTAGCCGCGACGCTGCTCCTGTTAAGGCTCTCTACTCTCCGGCTTGAGTCCCCGGGGACTGGGCCTCGCCCGGGTGCCGCGCAGCCTGGCGCGCCGCGCGAGTCTGAGGGGACGGATGCTCTTGCTCGGTAG
- a CDS encoding YoaK family protein translates to MAVGHSRREKALAVGFAFVAGFADSLGFMFLGGMFLSFMSGNVTRMAVSSIEGHPELAVLAASCVGAFLFGVIEGAFVRRWALRTARRDWVREIVMANMCVLFVISCLLLAIGLPRIAMVTLGAGIGSMNSIFERGGEVSIPLTYMTGTLVKMGQHVADLFFGGTHAAWLQHFVMVVGLTAGAFLGGFSYLRFGLDSLYIATALVIALTVFTFIWRARARHGSRGPTIRRVHTEPA, encoded by the coding sequence ATGGCAGTGGGACATTCTCGCCGCGAAAAGGCCTTAGCGGTGGGGTTTGCCTTTGTGGCCGGTTTCGCCGACTCCCTAGGCTTTATGTTCCTAGGCGGGATGTTTTTGTCCTTCATGTCAGGCAACGTCACCCGCATGGCCGTGTCCTCCATCGAGGGCCACCCAGAGCTTGCGGTACTGGCCGCCTCGTGCGTGGGCGCCTTCCTCTTCGGCGTGATCGAGGGGGCCTTTGTCCGCCGCTGGGCGCTGCGCACCGCCCGCAGGGACTGGGTCCGCGAGATAGTCATGGCAAACATGTGCGTGCTCTTTGTCATCTCCTGCCTCCTGCTGGCCATCGGCCTGCCGAGGATCGCCATGGTCACCCTCGGCGCCGGCATTGGCTCCATGAACTCCATCTTCGAGCGCGGCGGCGAGGTCTCCATCCCCCTGACGTATATGACCGGCACACTGGTAAAGATGGGCCAGCACGTCGCGGACCTGTTCTTCGGCGGCACCCACGCGGCGTGGCTGCAGCACTTTGTCATGGTGGTGGGGCTGACAGCCGGCGCCTTCCTGGGCGGTTTTAGCTACCTGCGATTTGGGCTGGATTCCCTCTACATCGCCACGGCACTGGTCATAGCCTTGACCGTTTTTACCTTCATCTGGCGGGCCCGGGCCCGCCACGGCAGCCGCGGGCCCACCATCCGCCGGGTGCACACGGAACCGGCCTAA
- a CDS encoding sensor histidine kinase, whose product MTNSARPGMREWGITAGCAAVGLLIGIVGVSLDLDTVTGALAHAEAEDRYAVFIALMIIAGVVAAMGLPWALNHVPEEADPDYPGTRRSLTAACVVALCGFSYFAIPAALVALVSAFGRRTTLWSTAATACLAGSFAVEALLWHFATREYDPLTPLGFPVVVIPAMLIGTARGRRRERQARLEAEARLTREQMRAREDAARVAERERIARDMHDSLSHRLSLIALHAGALAYREDLPRVKAAAAAGTIRDEAQAAVNDLRQVLSALQETAPLLGVEELLEEHRAAGGRVEVAGEIPRLETLATQALARAVQEGLTNARKHAPGQPVRLEFAGGAGRVSVRMSNALPESPVAAGGSQLGLSGIAERARLNGGTFRVEDSAGGEFAWSLDLPYPSSQEGAARHG is encoded by the coding sequence ATGACTAATTCAGCGAGGCCCGGGATGCGTGAATGGGGCATCACCGCGGGGTGCGCGGCGGTGGGCCTACTCATAGGGATTGTGGGCGTGTCCTTGGACCTGGATACCGTCACCGGGGCTCTGGCGCACGCGGAGGCGGAGGACCGCTATGCCGTTTTCATCGCGCTGATGATCATCGCCGGAGTGGTGGCCGCCATGGGCTTGCCGTGGGCGCTTAACCACGTGCCGGAGGAGGCTGACCCGGACTACCCCGGAACGCGCCGCAGCCTCACCGCGGCGTGCGTGGTGGCGCTGTGCGGCTTTTCCTACTTCGCAATCCCCGCCGCCTTGGTTGCGCTGGTGTCCGCATTTGGGCGCCGCACGACGCTATGGAGCACCGCGGCCACCGCGTGCCTTGCCGGTTCCTTTGCCGTTGAGGCGCTGCTGTGGCACTTTGCCACGCGGGAATATGATCCGTTGACTCCGTTGGGGTTTCCCGTTGTGGTCATCCCGGCGATGCTCATCGGCACAGCCCGGGGCCGCCGCCGCGAGCGCCAAGCCCGCCTTGAAGCAGAGGCGCGCCTCACGCGGGAGCAGATGCGCGCGCGAGAGGACGCCGCGCGCGTGGCTGAGCGTGAGCGCATCGCGCGCGACATGCATGATAGCCTCTCCCACCGCTTAAGCCTGATTGCGCTGCATGCCGGCGCGCTGGCGTACCGTGAGGACCTGCCGCGCGTGAAGGCCGCGGCGGCGGCCGGGACCATCCGCGATGAGGCCCAGGCCGCGGTGAACGACCTGCGCCAAGTCTTGAGTGCGCTCCAGGAGACCGCGCCGCTGCTCGGCGTGGAGGAGCTGCTGGAGGAACACCGCGCGGCGGGCGGCCGGGTGGAAGTGGCCGGGGAGATCCCTCGGTTGGAGACATTGGCCACGCAGGCACTTGCCCGCGCGGTTCAGGAGGGCCTGACCAACGCCCGCAAGCACGCGCCGGGGCAGCCGGTGCGCCTGGAATTCGCCGGCGGCGCCGGCCGCGTGAGCGTGCGGATGTCTAACGCGCTGCCCGAGTCGCCGGTTGCGGCTGGCGGCAGCCAACTGGGGCTTTCCGGCATCGCGGAGCGCGCCCGGCTCAACGGCGGCACGTTCCGAGTTGAGGACTCGGCGGGCGGGGAATTCGCGTGGAGCTTAGACCTGCCGTATCCATCCAGCCAGGAAGGGGCCGCGCGCCATGGGTAG